CATGACGATAAGAAGATAAATTATACAGTTTTTGGTGTTTTTTTGGAATAAGTATCGCttaaagtaattattttGCTTTTGAGATATGTACAAATTCGATTTAAGAAATGtgtttgatttattttaaatatttaaaaaagttttacaaaagactaataaaataaattttcttacataaaattgattacaataaaaatgaaataactaaaatgttattttatgtattattaatgtttattaGTCTTTGAAATTCAATAACTCTCGATAGTTATTTAAAGGCATTTGAAAAAATCATTTCTTGTTAATGTTTATAGtattaaattcattattCATGTTGTCAATTATCTCTTTTTAACTTTACTTTTACATCtatttgtatattattttttgttataagaTTAACTTTGTTTTCTTATATTAGTTATTATAAGATATGTCAAAAAAAAcgaaatttttatagtaatatagttgaaattataaaaaatgaagaagCAAAAGTAAAATGAATTAAACCAATTTACATCAGAAAGAGAAttgaaaatttgaaaaaagctaattattttctaatgttaatttttttttataacttgtttaaatttagttatataaatttttttttgagttTATTtgtagtatttttattattttcttacaataactaattttataaatcatgTTAACAATGACAAtatctatattttatttttaagtttttttcttgaagtataaaaatattgctaACAATTTTCATATTCATCTTCTTCTGATATGAATTCTGTGTTTCTACAACTTTCAAAGTCGTATACCATATCTTCacaaaaagaattaatatcTATGTTTAACATATTTCCTGAAGTATTACTGCTTGGACTTAATGAATTCATATCCAtgaaaacattattatatgaGTCATCTGTTCCTATTATTTCTGAATCATCCATTGATTCTACAGTAGtattgatatttatttgattagGTGTTCCTACAGTATTTCTATCATAATGTCTTAGGAAATTACATAGATGCTTAAGACGCCTTTCTTTACTCCTTCTATTTTGAAACCATACTTGAATTACTCTCATACTCAAACCAGTTTCTAATGAAAGTTTAGCTCTTGCATGTTTAGAAGGTTTGGgtgttgttaaaaaaattttattaagaaCATCAAGTTGACTTTGTTTAATTGTTGTTCTTGGACCtcttctttttaataaattatttgaatcATCAGAACACATTTCACCATAAGTATACATTTCAAAAGGATACTGAAGAATAGGTGGAAGAGAAGAAATAACAGAATGTGatgacattttttttgttgttgagTTAGATTTTCCtgtatatttaacaatagaTTCTTTAGATGaacctttttttaaatttttttttgaagtaTCATCTACaatttcaaatttaatattattattatttccttCGCAAGATATATGTTCTTCacaaacaatatttataatactaTTTGTTTTTGTATTTTGACTTTCAAAGTTTACATTAAATCCAAATTTATCTCCTTCTGCTAATGATTTGGaacaataaaaacatttatgaCATTTTggatgataaaataatactatatTCGTTTGaatttcatctttttttaatgtaccTTTAGAGtaatttttcttcaattCAGAAAAATAAGAATCTCCATTGTATTGTACCTTAAATACAACATCAGTCTTTGAAAGACCATCTCCACATCCATTACATTTATATGGagaaaattctttaaaataatgatttttacaataaactttattatttctacAAAAACATGAGTAACTTGGATCTAATTTTATACAACATGTCCAACAACGAAGACAAGACTCATGAAAATATGTTACTTCAACTGTATTATCTAATGATGGTTCAGTTGATGAAATctagaaaataattaatttaatataaaaaaaattattcataacTTACAGCAAGAAGATTTTTGtccaaaatttttttattacatccAGAACATGATTGTTTAGAATTATCATGATCAAtctcattttttaaattatttaattcacaaacttcattttttatttgtatattattgtaaattttaatatcatcatTTCCTATTGAATCAACAACTTGAGAAATAGCTTCTAATGGTTTTCTTTCAATAAAATACTCATCAAATATATTAGCcataatttctttaaaaatataaaactattaatcgactttaaaaagaataaaaataatttttaaattttctaaatatcttcaaatatcctatttttatataaaagtaaggAGGAGttttgaatatatatttatatactattatttttatccaacttattattaacatttatttcatatatttatcacatatttttcttttccaTCTGTTAATACTTTTTGCAATTGTCTATTACTTTTCTACTTCTCGATAACAATGATTCATGACACGCTAccaaaaattcatttaaaatgtatataaatttgttaaacatattttctaccatatcattttatatgataTGTTTTGGAGAGTTAGAATACATTTAACCTATCCACAAGTTATTGtatgaattttttattattaacagtGTGATATGACAATGAATGATTAACCATTTATCGTCTATCATTAGGAGATAGAAAAAGATATGTGTAATGATCcattattgttaatattatagGTGATGAcagaatttttaattattaaatcatGATGATAAGTTATTTAccaaattaataatttacaattttattttaatttattttattttattttttttttacttatttcttacggtaatgaaattaattttaacttattCGTTTTggaataatatttaacatttctttttataatatatactttttataacttttttttttttttttagttttaccaatttctttttttatgttataaaacaaaaatgtgTATACCACCTAGACGTATTACTATGAAAGAATATCAACCATTTTGTGagggtaaaaaaaaaagttttttaatttaaattattttttttttatagataaatataatataaatccATTTCATTACAATGACTTTCAAATGAAttatgaaataattaaaaacatttataaatttagaaaaactTATATACCTTCTGCTgatacatataaaatatattattctttaaatgaagaaaataagCATGATATAAGAATTACTGGAATACATGATTTTGAAATGTTCATATCATATTTTCCATTGATATTAGATACTGTTACTAAATCAAGTTTTAGTGGAGTTAAGTCTATGAGACCAAAAATAGTTTTTCTTTGTAACACTTCTGATGAtgcaataaatatttatacgatgataacaaattttgctaatggtttaaatataaaagttgcCTTATCTAATCATACTCAAAAAATGAAAactaattttgataatatgaAGTTGCCTTTTATGATACTTGTAACAacagtaaaaaattttgaatatcatttaagtaaaaatgttttatatctTACTGATTGTTCATACTTTGTTATGATTAATCTTTCAACATGGAAAAAAGATTTTGCTTATCCTGTATTAGTTGCTTTAATGATAAGTAGTGGTTGGTCTCCTAAAAATCAATGTAGTGTAATAGCTACTTCTGAAGAATTTTCATATACAAGTCAagacatttttaattatttttcttataaaaattattatgatattaatatctaaatgataaattaattgttttattgtatttatttaataaaaaaattattttattactttctttaatattgtatataatttgtatcaatattatatattactaaatatttatatttattaaaatttttttttcttaaaatccAAGTTCATCTTTTTCAAAAGCTTCCTGACTAAAatgtttatcaaaaaatttatttatagtatctgtagtaattattttatttgatgatGAATTTGGTGGTAAATTTCCATTACCCTCAATGTTTGGcatgaattttaaattaaattcatCAACATGTTCTTCCCATTCATATGGAtctgaaaatttaaaaccaTTCTTAgtcatttcttttttaagtaTACCAGAAAGATATCCATAATCTGGAGCTTCatgatattttaacttttttgcGTACTTAATTAAGTCACTATATATTGGACAAAATTCAAACAATAATTCATCTgaatattcttttttcatttttagtaCTTCTTCTGTTTTATCACAATAATGCCATGGAAGTATTTTATGAATGTCAGCacaaatgtaaaataatgaaattaaatcATCATTTCTTCCTTGTTCAAATTTTTCCATTGTTGCTACACTACAATATTTTATGGTTCCTcgaaataaacatttttctcTTGGTTTTCTTAAccttaatttatcattttcaataattgtaaaatctCTAGATAAACCAAAGTCAattatatgaataatttttttttctatgcCTTTTCTTCCAACTGTCATATTAGCTGGTTTTAAGTCTCTATGAACAATTCCAATTTGATGAATTTGTTTAAGAGCAAATAACATTTGAATAGAAATTCTTACAATAgttgataaagaaaaatcaaatttttttgaacGCATAAAAGTATACAAAGAAACTCCAAGAAGAGATACAACCATATAACAATATGTATCAGTTTTTCCACATGATAACAATTGTGCTACATGTTTCTTTCCACTAAGTCTTTTTAATACTTGTACTTCTAATTTTAACCCATTTCCATAATTACTTATTAATTCAGCTTTTAATGCagcatatttttttgtagaaATTTCACTACAAGTATAAACAGCTCCACAACTACCTTcaccaattttttttaaaattttaaatcttcCAATAACTGTTCCAATTGATAAATTAGCTGGACCATCATTTGCTgacataataaaattatgaaattttttttattaatattattacataaattttaataagatatttttgaatattacaatttgtgttttatttttttctttgcaAATTTAaagtgaaaaaaatataattaaatgaataattttgtttaatttgaaaaattttaaataatttaaaaatcaaaatttaaatttttaaccaATTTTAATTCGAAATATTAGTTTAGATAAAATTGGATAATAATTCATAAATTTATggataaataatttctatttttagttttttttaggtaaaaaacaatttcttcaaaacttatttatatattaattaaaaaaatatttttatttttaaaaattttcttaaattacAAGTGTTATTTAAgtaatttaacaatattagtATTTGAAAttctttatcataaatattttttccacTTTTCtaatactaaaatttttatgataactcataataaaattttaattgaaaaaaatattaatactttttaacaaaaagtttttatgtTTCAGCGTCATTAATTAagaagtatttaaaaattaaaagagtTATATATGTTTgtttttactatatatatagtttgtacttttcaaagaaaaaaaaacattaaaagaaaaatataatacagaaaaattttatttgataagtaaatgtaaaatatctaattaatattttttatattaattttttatataaatttatgaaCATCCACAGCAGCTACgaacctaaaaaaaaattattaaaatataattataaaactttaattaattatattagttattgtattttttgataaaaaaataaataatttatatactagtaaaaaaaaagtttttttttataaatattttatacatacCTTGTTCCAATATCCTTCAGTGTTAGAATTTCTACATCCACCTGGTCCTCCATTGTGAAGTCTGGCGCTTTTTTGACAAGTTCCTTTTCCTGGGCATTCAAATGAGTATCTCTTAATGTAgttctaaaaaattaattataatattatttgaataaattattttttaacatactTCAACACATGTTGTGGCACATGAATAGTCATTAGCACATCTTTTCCAAGCAGTTTCAAGTGATTCACCAGATCTTCTACCTGGTTCACCACAATCTTCATAGTATGGAATTTTAATTTGGTAATAACCACATGAAAGTGAACCAACATCCATTTCACAACCAATTGGTTTACATCCtaaatttatgattttttaaaaaaatctatatTATCTACCTGATTCAACTTGGCAGATACAATGTAAGCAAGTATTAGCAAGAGTAGTTCCTAATAATGCAGCAAGAATTAAAAGTTTAGCAaacataattattaattgaaatttattgatacattttatttacttataaataattcaaGCCGGAAAAAACTATCAAAATAGTGTCTTATCAATTAGTTAATTAAATGTGATACGGATGTTCATAGTTATGCaaaaatgataagaaatttaaattctTCCTTTTCCATAAGtaatattgtatatttatttgttttatcaattattgataatactCAATGATCAAGAAAGGTTTTAAAAGAATGATAAACattacttttttcttttaacttttattttttatcaataattttatttaaacaactTTACAaggcaaaaaaaattaataaaatttgaaacttttaaaaatttataaaaatttaataaattcattCTTATTACTATATagtttgaaaattttttgatgagcgaaaaattacataagctatttataaacttttgcatatatttatacaaagtaattaaattaaaatgtttactggctactatttaaaaagttattacttttaaagatcaattaagttattttatttcatttataaataaagatatggTTTTTTACACTATTAAAATtctgttaaaataatttaatcaaTCATCTTATTTTGTTCAAGTTATCATTCCAAATTATTGTCCTTgataattaacaaaaattttgaatggtacattaaaatttatcttattaacattttataataatcatactttatttaaaaatatttttacaccAATGTTAGTAAAAAGTAAcattatttcaaattttttatataaatatcttatggtttttttatttataataatttaaattatttttgtaaaaatacttttaatggtttttttttcaaaaactataaagaattaaatacttaaaacttttcttccaaaaaaaagcatattattttaaaataaaaggaaacaattaaaactatagaatatttcttattataacaatatatatttgaagaaaatattttcaatttttgttataaaatatgaataataattattttgaattttagttaaaataacgatatgttgatattaatatttttgtagaaaaattagttttaaaaaaaaagctttatttttcattaatttagtttttattagtgaaataaaattaatcttttaaaaaatgataagcaagaataaaaatgtaggtaataataatactaatgTCCCACAAAAAGCAGAtgatttttatgaaaatctGGTGACTAAAACTAATGTTAATCCAGCTGAAGGAGCACCACCACCGCCTTTGCCAGTTGGAGGTGAAAACCTTACAGATTATTTTACACCAAGAAAAACATCGGGAGGATCACAAAAGAATGGGAGAACTCAAACACCACAAGCAGCACAAACACTACAATTTGGACAACCTTTACAACATGGAAAAACGATGCAAGGTGGAAAAACACTACCAGCACCACAAACAATACAATTTGGGGCAGCTCTAACACAAGAAAAACCCATGTTTAGCGGAATACCTGAAAAAACTAGACCGAATCAACCTGCACCAACAATACATTTTGGGGCACCTGTAACACATGGAAAAACGATGCAAAGTGGGAAAACACTACCAGCACCAGAAACAATACAATTTGGGGCCCCTCTAACACATGGAAAAACTATGTTAAGCGGAATACCTGAAAAAACTAGACCGAATCAACATGCACCAACAATACATTTTGGGGCACCTGTAACACATGGAAAAACGATGCAAAGTGGAAAAACACTACCAGCACCAGAAACAATACAATTTGGGCCACCTCTAACACATGGAAAAACTATGTTAAGTGGAATACCTGAAAAAACTAGACCAAATCAACATGCACCAACAATACATTTTGGGGCACCTCTAGCACATGGAAAAACCCAACATGGACAAACTCAACATGGACAGACCCAACATGGACAGACCCAACATGGACAGACCCAACATGGGCAAACTCAACATGGACAAACCCAACATGGACAGACCCAACATGGACAAACCCAACATGAACAAACTCAACATGGGCAAACTCAACATGGACAAACCCAACATGGACAAACTCAACATGGACAGACGCAACATGGAAAAACGATACATTTAGAATCTGGTTTCCAAACTCTTAAATTTTCAAAGCATCAAAGTCATAATACAGAAGTTCCATGTAGTAAAAGTGCTTCTGCAACTACAACAAACGGTATTAGTACTAGTAATGTTACAACTAAATTTTCAAGTAATAGAACTAAGAAAGAATCTACTAAAAGAGAAAAAGATAAAGATAAAGGTAAAGAAAAGggtaatgaaaaagaaaatggaGATAAACCACAAggtgaaaataataatgatccAGTAGAAGAATCCTTACAACTAAATGTTCCTTGTGAAGGAGTTGTtgatttttttgtaatacaTCATAAATTAGACAAAAGAAATCTTTACGGTGATTTTACTTCTATTCTTGATTATACAAGACTTGTTTTTAACTTTATGAGTAATCCAACTAAAAATcgttttaataatgttttatgtTTTAATGAAGGTGctgttaatttaaaagttaataatcCTGAAGAAGGAGAATATATTCATGCTAGTCGTTTTGTTACCATGGAAGGAGGATATATTATGACACAAG
This Strongyloides ratti genome assembly S_ratti_ED321, chromosome : 2 DNA region includes the following protein-coding sequences:
- a CDS encoding Homeobox domain and Zinc finger, LIM-type domain and Homeodomain-like-containing protein, with the protein product MANIFDEYFIERKPLEAISQVVDSIGNDDIKIYNNIQIKNEVCELNNLKNEIDHDNSKQSCSGCNKKILDKNLLAISSTEPSLDNTVEVTYFHESCLRCWTCCIKLDPSYSCFCRNNKVYCKNHYFKEFSPYKCNGCGDGLSKTDVVFKVQYNGDSYFSELKKNYSKGTLKKDEIQTNIVLFYHPKCHKCFYCSKSLAEGDKFGFNVNFESQNTKTNSIINIVCEEHISCEGNNNNIKFEIVDDTSKKNLKKGSSKESIVKYTGKSNSTTKKMSSHSVISSLPPILQYPFEMYTYGEMCSDDSNNLLKRRGPRTTIKQSQLDVLNKIFLTTPKPSKHARAKLSLETGLSMRVIQVWFQNRRSKERRLKHLCNFLRHYDRNTVGTPNQININTTVESMDDSEIIGTDDSYNNVFMDMNSLSPSSNTSGNMLNIDINSFCEDMVYDFESCRNTEFISEEDEYENC
- a CDS encoding P-loop containing nucleoside triphosphate hydrolase domain-containing protein, producing MCIPPRRITMKEYQPFCEDKYNINPFHYNDFQMNYEIIKNIYKFRKTYIPSADTYKIYYSLNEENKHDIRITGIHDFEMFISYFPLILDTVTKSSFSGVKSMRPKIVFLCNTSDDAINIYTMITNFANGLNIKVALSNHTQKMKTNFDNMKLPFMILVTTVKNFEYHLSKNVLYLTDCSYFVMINLSTWKKDFAYPVLVALMISSGWSPKNQCSVIATSEEFSYTSQDIFNYFSYKNYYDINI
- a CDS encoding Asator, coding for MSANDGPANLSIGTVIGRFKILKKIGEGSCGAVYTCSEISTKKYAALKAELISNYGNGLKLEVQVLKRLSGKKHVAQLLSCGKTDTYCYMVVSLLGVSLYTFMRSKKFDFSLSTIVRISIQMLFALKQIHQIGIVHRDLKPANMTVGRKGIEKKIIHIIDFGLSRDFTIIENDKLRLRKPREKCLFRGTIKYCSVATMEKFEQGRNDDLISLFYICADIHKILPWHYCDKTEEVLKMKKEYSDELLFEFCPIYSDLIKYAKKLKYHEAPDYGYLSGILKKEMTKNGFKFSDPYEWEEHVDEFNLKFMPNIEGNGNLPPNSSSNKIITTDTINKFFDKHFSQEAFEKDELGF
- a CDS encoding Destabilase family and Lysozyme-like domain-containing protein, with protein sequence MFAKLLILAALLGTTLANTCLHCICQVESGCKPIGCEMDVGSLSCGYYQIKIPYYEDCGEPGRRSGESLETAWKRCANDYSCATTCVENYIKRYSFECPGKGTCQKSARLHNGGPGGCRNSNTEGYWNKVRSCCGCS
- a CDS encoding Protein-tyrosine phosphatase, receptor/non-receptor type domain and Protein-tyrosine/Dual specificity phosphatase domain and Protein-tyrosine phosphatase, catalytic domain-containing protein, producing the protein MISKNKNVGNNNTNVPQKADDFYENLVTKTNVNPAEGAPPPPLPVGGENLTDYFTPRKTSGGSQKNGRTQTPQAAQTLQFGQPLQHGKTMQGGKTLPAPQTIQFGAALTQEKPMFSGIPEKTRPNQPAPTIHFGAPVTHGKTMQSGKTLPAPETIQFGAPLTHGKTMLSGIPEKTRPNQHAPTIHFGAPVTHGKTMQSGKTLPAPETIQFGPPLTHGKTMLSGIPEKTRPNQHAPTIHFGAPLAHGKTQHGQTQHGQTQHGQTQHGQTQHGQTQHGQTQHGQTQHGQTQHEQTQHGQTQHGQTQHGQTQHGQTQHGKTIHLESGFQTLKFSKHQSHNTEVPCSKSASATTTNGISTSNVTTKFSSNRTKKESTKREKDKDKGKEKGNEKENGDKPQGENNNDPVEESLQLNVPCEGVVDFFVIHHKLDKRNLYGDFTSILDYTRLVFNFMSNPTKNRFNNVLCFNEGAVNLKVNNPEEGEYIHASRFVTMEGGYIMTQAPLPNTLEDFWRVVWQENVTVIVSFVDFLNLDECTEYFNLKKGKKKQFGNFSIKTFEIENLSGYNGFFLKVSCKGENGVREVSVIQWLDWPVDNLVDIEGLVNLMQIVWNLEKGGKEVKCSSPSMTLVHGTSGTRRTGTFVVLSLICKQLFLKNKCNLISTALLVRKYRHNVLRDKNMFIILLLSMIKFSVNMKLLRKDHKYIDKVEHIIKSAFNNVPPVGKKIKSRQEKSHKNK